ATGCAAATGATCAAGGTCTGACAAAAATTTCTTTTACTGAACTGTCAGAACACCACGACAATCGATATACACGGCAAGCGGCAGATGAATTGGCTGACTATTTTTCAGGAAAGCGAACGTCCTTTAGTGTACCTTTGTCGATTCAAACTGGCACAGTCTTTCAACAAAAGGTATGGCAGGCTCTTACTCAGATTCCATACGGTGAAACGCGTAGTTATTTAGAGATCGCTAGTGCAGTCGATTCCCCAAAAGCTGTTCGCGCAATAGGCCAAGCGAATAGTAAGAATCCACTTCC
This sequence is a window from Enterococcus wangshanyuanii. Protein-coding genes within it:
- a CDS encoding methylated-DNA--[protein]-cysteine S-methyltransferase — encoded protein: MKVHAPFGFIWLDANDQGLTKISFTELSEHHDNRYTRQAADELADYFSGKRTSFSVPLSIQTGTVFQQKVWQALTQIPYGETRSYLEIASAVDSPKAVRAIGQANSKNPLPIIIPCHRVIGKNGQLTGYLGSAEQEGLSIKQTLLTIEHIIF